A window from Deltaproteobacteria bacterium HGW-Deltaproteobacteria-18 encodes these proteins:
- a CDS encoding phosphate starvation-inducible protein PhoH, translating to MQKNYVLDTNVLIDNPQCIRALRNGQENRVILPYTVLRELDKLKREPRVAHIVAQAIAALQDDPDVLFLPPRVFTDAESKSGDDLILDELKDSGVDAPILVTNDRILQLKARIHSIASEGYRDSNPFRSESQSYTGFVREGEPSFPNSFAWIGGQPYMHATSGPRFVDFQHNVWNVRPRNVYQNLALELLLDDAVNLVTIQSEAGYGKTFLALAAALYMALEKKDNPYRKIYLVKPVIEIGAKLGYLPGDLEEKMAPYVRYIGDLLMKLHDLRPANRIFADSEGGNFRYNPKRFEILPIAFIRGMNLENAVVIVDEMQNLSRTETRALLTRMGENVKCICLGDTRQVDNPYLNESNNGLNWTVKMLKGLPAYGHIVLKGERSRGPITDMVIKTGL from the coding sequence ATGCAGAAGAATTACGTACTTGATACCAATGTGCTCATTGACAACCCCCAATGCATCCGCGCTCTGCGCAACGGCCAGGAGAACCGGGTCATCCTGCCGTACACCGTGCTGCGAGAGCTGGACAAGCTCAAGCGCGAGCCGCGTGTGGCCCATATCGTGGCCCAGGCCATTGCCGCCCTGCAGGACGACCCGGATGTCTTGTTCCTTCCGCCCCGTGTGTTCACGGACGCGGAGAGCAAGAGCGGCGATGACCTGATCCTCGACGAGCTCAAAGACAGCGGCGTGGATGCGCCCATTCTGGTCACCAACGACCGTATCCTTCAGCTCAAGGCCCGCATTCACTCCATCGCCAGCGAAGGCTATCGCGATTCCAATCCGTTCCGTTCCGAATCACAGTCCTACACCGGTTTTGTGCGTGAGGGCGAGCCCTCTTTTCCCAACAGCTTCGCCTGGATTGGCGGCCAGCCATACATGCACGCCACTTCCGGGCCCCGCTTCGTCGACTTTCAGCACAACGTCTGGAACGTGCGGCCGCGCAACGTCTATCAGAACCTGGCGCTGGAGCTTCTGCTCGACGATGCCGTGAATCTGGTCACCATCCAGTCCGAAGCCGGATACGGCAAGACCTTCCTGGCCCTGGCCGCGGCCCTGTACATGGCTCTTGAGAAGAAGGACAATCCGTACCGCAAGATCTATCTCGTCAAGCCCGTCATTGAGATAGGCGCCAAGCTCGGCTATCTGCCCGGCGATCTTGAGGAGAAGATGGCTCCTTACGTGCGCTATATCGGCGATCTGCTCATGAAGCTGCACGACCTGCGTCCGGCCAACCGAATCTTCGCCGACAGCGAGGGCGGCAATTTCAGGTACAATCCCAAGCGGTTCGAAATTCTGCCCATCGCCTTCATCCGGGGCATGAACCTCGAAAATGCGGTGGTCATCGTCGACGAGATGCAGAACCTCTCACGCACGGAGACAAGGGCGCTTTTGACCCGCATGGGCGAAAACGTGAAATGCATCTGCCTTGGGGACACGCGCCAGGTCGACAACCCCTACCTGAACGAGTCCAACAACGGGCTGAACTGGACCGTCAAAATGCTCAAGGGGCTGCCCGCATACGGCCACATCGTCCTCAAGGGCGAACGCTCGCGCGGGCCGATCACGGACATGGTCATAAAGAC
- a CDS encoding RNA polymerase-binding protein DksA, producing the protein MEVSMSRVCHIHQGIELQLREKFRKIEKENEVLREAMSQNRALEPDLADQASSASSQDWNMIRYNRNVKLLKDITIALKAIDNDSYGICEMCGEHIADRRLLAIPSALFCIECQEMIDRHPGEFGRTGLGDGVLAAV; encoded by the coding sequence ATGGAGGTCTCCATGTCGCGTGTCTGTCATATCCATCAGGGAATCGAGCTTCAGCTGCGGGAAAAATTCAGGAAGATCGAAAAGGAAAACGAGGTGTTGCGAGAAGCCATGAGCCAGAACAGGGCGCTTGAGCCAGACCTGGCCGATCAGGCCAGTTCCGCTTCCTCCCAGGACTGGAACATGATACGCTACAATCGCAATGTTAAGCTGCTCAAGGACATCACCATCGCCCTCAAGGCCATCGACAACGATTCCTACGGGATCTGCGAAATGTGCGGTGAGCATATTGCCGACCGCAGGCTCCTGGCCATACCGAGCGCGCTCTTCTGCATAGAGTGCCAGGAGATGATCGACAGGCATCCCGGCGAATTCGGGCGTACCGGACTTGGGGACGGGGTTCTGGCAGCAGTCTGA